The proteins below are encoded in one region of Triticum aestivum cultivar Chinese Spring chromosome 1B, IWGSC CS RefSeq v2.1, whole genome shotgun sequence:
- the LOC123108271 gene encoding protein Rf1, mitochondrial, with translation MSRIRLRRRRRHRLPSSTSRPSPSWSPHAACAAATERVRAGTLSPQDAHHLFDELLRQATPVPERSLNGFLAALSRATPSKACRDGPALVLSLFNRVCREEAGGMRVAPPTIFTYGVLMNCCCRTRRPELGLAFFGRLLRTGLKADKTIANTVLKCLCCAKRTDDAVKVLRRRMSELGCVPDAFSYAIVLKGLCDDNRSQQALDLLRMMAKEGVCSPDVVTYNTVIHGFFKEGKIGKACNLFHEMTKQGFVPNVVTYNSVISALCKARAMDNAELFLREMVDNGVQPNKVTYTSMIHGYSTLGQWKEATKLFREMTSSGLIPDIVTWNSFIDSLCKHGRSKEAAENFHSMSAKGHKPDIISYATLLHGYANEGSFPDMMSFFKSMEGDGIVANCQVFNILIDAYAKRGMMDEAMLIFTEMPGQGVNPNVVTYSTVIASLCRMGRLADAMNKFSEMIGTGVQPNTVVYHSLVQGLCTHGDLVKAKELISEMMNKGIPRPNIAFFSSIVHSLCKEGRVMDAHHIFDLVKDIGERSDIIMFNTLIDGYCLIGEMGKAVSVLDVMISAGIEPDIFTYNTLVNGYFKSGRIDDGLNLFREMSHKKIKPSTVTYNIILDGLFRAGRTVAAKKMLHEMIGCGTTVSLSTYNIILRGLCRNNCTDEAIAMFQKLRTINVKFNITTLNTMINSMYTVQRREEAKDLFAAISDSGLVPNVSTYGIMIRNLLKEGSVKEADNMFLSMEKSGCAPCSRLLNDTIRTLLEKGEIVKAGNYMSKVDGKSISLEASTSSLLLSLFSGKGKYREQIQLLPVKYQFFGGVS, from the coding sequence ATGTCGCgcatccgcctccgccgccgccgccgccaccgcctcccctcTTCCACCTCGCGACCCTCACCCTCGTGGTCTCCCCACGCCGCCTGTGCGGCGGCCACGGAGCGCGTCCGCGCCGGAACGCTCAGCCCGCAAGACGCACACCACCTGTTCGACGAATTGTTAAGGCAGGCCACCCCGGTCCCTGAGCGCTCCCTGAACGGATTCCTCGCCGCCCTCAGCCGTGCTACGCCCTCCAAAGCCTGCAGAGACGGCCccgccctcgtcctctccctctTCAACCGTGTCTGCCGAGAAGAAGCCGGCGGCATGCGGGTGGCGCCGCCCACCATCTTCACCTACGGCGTCCTCATgaactgctgctgccgcacccgtcGTCCGGAACTTGGGCTCGCCTTCTTCGGCCGCCTCCTAAGGACGGGCCTGAAGGCAGACAAGACCATCGCCAACACTGTCCTCAAGTGCCTGTGCTGCGCTAAACGGACAGACGATGCTGTGAAAGTGCTGCGTCGTAGGATGAGCGAGCTGGGGTGTGTGCCTGATGCCTTCTCATACGCCATTGTCCTGAAGGGCTTATGTGATGATAACAGGAGCCAGCAGGCGCTCGACCTGCTCCGGATGATGGCGAAAGAAGGTGTGTGCTCCCCTGACGTGGTCACATATAACACGGTCATCCACGGCTTCTTTAAGGAAGGAAAAATAGGCAAGGCCTGCAATCTATTCCATGAAATGACGAAGCAAGGGTTTGTGCCTAATGTGGTGACATATAACTCGGTTATCAGTGCATTGTGCAAGGCCCGAGCAATGGACAATGCAGAGTTGTTCCTTCGGGAGATGGTTGATAACGGCGTTCAACCGAATAAAGTGACATATACTAGCATGATCCATGGATATTCCACTTTGGGCCAGTGGAAAGAGGCGACTAAACTGTTCAGAGAAATGACAAGCAGTGGTCTTATACCAGATATTGTCACTTGGAATTCGTTCATTGACTCCCTTTGCAAGCATGGAAGAAGCAAAGAAGCTGCAGAAAATTTTCATTCCATGTCTGCAAAGGGCCACAAGCCTGATATCATCTCCTACGCCACTCTTCTTCATGGGTATGCCAATGAAGGAAGCTTTCCTGATATGATGAGTTTCTTTAAGTCAATGGAAGGCGACGGTATTGTAGCCAACTGCCAAGTTTTCAACATATTAATTGATGCATATGCTAAACGAGGAATGATGGACGAAGCTATGCTCATATTTACTGAAATGCCAGGACAAGGAGTCAATCCAAATGTAGTCACCTATTCAACTGTGATAGCTTCACTTTGCAGAATGGGTAGGCTGGCTGATGCAATGAATAAGTTCAGTGAGATGATTGGTACGGGAGTACAACCGAACACAGTTGTTTATCACTCCCTAGTTCAGGGCTTATGTACACATGGTGATTTGGTGAAAGCGAAGGAGTTGATTTCTGAAATGATGAATAAAGGTATTCCTCGTCCAAACATTGCATTCTTCAGTTCAATAGTACACAGTCTATGCAAAGAAGGAAGGGTTATGGATGCACACCATATCTTTGACTTGGTTAAAGACATAGGGGAGAGATCTGACATCATTATGTTTAATACGCTGATTGATGGATATTGCCTAATTGGTGAGATGGGCAAAGCAGTCAGTGTACTAGATGTCATGATATCAGCCGGCATTGAGCCTGATATCTTTACATATAATACACTTGTCAATGGTTATTTTAAGAGTGGAAGGATTGATGATGGGTTGAATCTGTTCAGAGAAATGTCACATAAGAAAATTAAACCTTCAACTGTTACATATAACATCATACTGGATGGATTATTTCGTGCTGGGAGAACCGTTGCTGCCAAGAAAATGCTCCATGAGATGATCGGATGTGGAACAACTGTGAGCTTGTCCACATACAACATAATTCTTAGAGGACTTTGTAGAAATAATTGCACCGACGAAGCAATCGCCATGTTCCAGAAATTACGCACAATTAATGTAAAGTTCAATATCACAACACTCAATACCATGATTAATTCAATGTACACTGTTCAGAGAAGAGAAGAAGCTAAAGATTTGTTTGCTGCAATATCAGACAGCGGGTTGGTGCCCAATGTCTCTACATACGGCATAATGATACGAAATCTTCTAAAAGAAGGATCAGTGAAAGAAGCTGACAATATGTTCTTATCAATGGAGAAGAGTGGTTGTGCTCCTTGCTCCCGTCTTTTAAATGATACCATTAGAACGTTATTGGAGAAGGGGGAGATAGTCAAGGCCGGAAATTATATGTCTAAAGTTGATGGCAAGAGCATCTCACTTGAAGCTTCAACTAGTTCATTGTTGTTGTCTCTGTTTTCTGGGAAAGGTAAATATCGTGAACAAATACAATTGCTCCCTGTAAAATACCAATTCTTCGGTGGAGTTAGTTGA